In one Mycobacteroides chelonae genomic region, the following are encoded:
- a CDS encoding class I SAM-dependent methyltransferase → MPVIDARHLDGVSETALLTLHQRATEAARPDGIIDDPMAIALHAGLDYDFQHFGRIHQATALRALIFDKATQEYLAEHPRANVVALAEGLQTSFWRVDNGELTWLSVDLEPIVRLRQQLLPRSDRLRYSAQSALDYSWMDRVDDSNGVLITAEGLFQYLEREPVFDLITECARRFPGGRLIFDSVPKFLSAHSQRGMRLSEQYTVPPMPFSFTANQYGELRAIPGIRSVRELRMPAGRGKVLRWAGPLLYALPGLHRLRAPHTVIEFG, encoded by the coding sequence ATGCCAGTCATCGACGCTCGACACCTCGACGGTGTGTCCGAGACCGCGCTGCTCACCTTGCACCAACGAGCGACGGAAGCGGCCCGGCCGGACGGCATCATCGACGATCCGATGGCGATTGCGCTGCACGCCGGCCTGGATTACGACTTTCAGCACTTTGGCCGCATCCATCAAGCTACTGCCTTGCGTGCCTTGATATTCGACAAGGCAACGCAGGAGTACCTGGCGGAACACCCCCGTGCGAATGTAGTGGCGTTGGCCGAAGGATTACAGACGAGCTTCTGGCGTGTCGACAACGGCGAACTCACCTGGTTGTCGGTAGACCTTGAGCCCATCGTGCGGCTGCGCCAGCAGCTTCTCCCGCGATCGGACCGGTTGCGCTACAGCGCCCAATCCGCGCTCGACTACTCGTGGATGGATCGGGTGGATGACTCCAATGGGGTGCTGATCACCGCCGAGGGCCTCTTCCAGTATCTGGAGCGCGAGCCGGTGTTCGACCTGATCACCGAGTGCGCCAGGCGTTTTCCCGGCGGCAGGTTGATCTTCGATTCGGTGCCGAAGTTCCTGAGCGCACACTCACAACGCGGCATGAGACTCAGTGAGCAATACACCGTGCCGCCGATGCCGTTCTCGTTCACCGCCAACCAGTACGGTGAGCTGCGCGCCATTCCCGGCATCCGCAGCGTGCGTGAGCTGCGGATGCCGGCGGGGCGTGGCAAGGTGCTGCGCTGGGCCGGCCCTCTCCTCTATGCACTGCCCGGCCTGCACCGGCTGCGCGCACCTCACACGGTAATCGAGTTCGGCTGA
- a CDS encoding PPE domain-containing protein, translating into MTAPIWMAEPPEVHSALLSAGPGPGAVLAAALQWQEIADNYARTAVELTQILAGVQASSWQGPSASEYVAAHVPYLAWLEQAAVESGVIAAQHETTAAAYGSALMAMPTLVELAANHVTHAVLVGTNFFGINTIPIALNEADYVRMWVQAAATMSTYQATTEAMTSAIPPTQQAPPILAPGGEARSDQSDIPGSPDQISKMLQGFQQWFEKMGFNPATSAVLAVIMLFLYDLLWYPYYASYLLPFLIPALSGLSGLAALIHLRPAPAAVPAPAPAPSAERPVFRAVHLPEPGVAAAALPAMSVTPSGGSSAITPTSSGAAPAPSPAPAPLSGITYAIPGLVPPGVSFGPKGAAKSSENAVDTVDAAAAASATALAQARRRQRAKSKARIGGQRYEYLEETAGMGATVGHSAETVERAATSRGAGPLGFAGTVRAATDTHSARTVRLASDDTRQVAPMLPSTWEIEDTERS; encoded by the coding sequence GTGACGGCACCGATATGGATGGCGGAGCCTCCGGAGGTGCATTCGGCGCTGTTGAGTGCGGGTCCCGGTCCGGGGGCGGTGCTTGCCGCTGCCTTGCAGTGGCAAGAGATCGCGGACAACTACGCGCGCACGGCGGTTGAACTGACCCAGATCTTGGCTGGGGTACAGGCAAGTAGTTGGCAAGGGCCCAGCGCATCGGAGTACGTGGCTGCCCACGTGCCGTACTTGGCATGGCTCGAGCAGGCCGCTGTCGAGAGCGGTGTCATTGCCGCGCAACACGAAACAACGGCGGCAGCCTACGGTAGCGCGCTCATGGCCATGCCGACCTTGGTGGAGCTTGCGGCCAACCATGTCACACACGCAGTGCTGGTGGGCACGAACTTCTTTGGAATCAACACCATTCCGATCGCGCTCAACGAGGCCGACTATGTCCGGATGTGGGTGCAGGCGGCAGCCACCATGAGCACGTATCAGGCGACCACGGAGGCCATGACCTCGGCGATCCCGCCGACGCAACAGGCACCCCCGATTCTCGCGCCTGGCGGCGAAGCGCGCAGTGACCAGTCGGATATCCCGGGCTCACCGGACCAGATCTCGAAGATGCTGCAGGGATTCCAGCAGTGGTTCGAAAAGATGGGCTTCAACCCGGCGACCTCGGCGGTGCTGGCGGTGATCATGCTGTTCCTCTACGACCTGCTCTGGTACCCGTACTACGCCTCGTACCTGCTGCCGTTCCTCATTCCAGCCCTCAGCGGGCTCAGCGGATTGGCGGCGTTGATACACCTGCGTCCCGCTCCGGCGGCGGTTCCGGCTCCGGCACCGGCCCCATCAGCTGAGCGGCCGGTGTTCCGCGCTGTGCACCTTCCGGAGCCGGGTGTGGCGGCCGCAGCGCTGCCGGCCATGTCCGTCACGCCGTCGGGAGGCTCGTCGGCGATCACTCCCACATCGAGCGGGGCTGCGCCGGCCCCGTCTCCCGCGCCCGCGCCGTTGAGTGGAATCACTTATGCCATACCCGGTTTAGTGCCACCTGGAGTGAGCTTTGGTCCCAAGGGTGCCGCGAAGTCGTCGGAGAATGCCGTCGACACCGTCGATGCCGCTGCGGCGGCAAGCGCGACGGCGCTAGCCCAGGCTCGACGCAGGCAGCGCGCCAAGAGCAAGGCCCGCATCGGAGGCCAACGTTACGAATACCTGGAGGAGACAGCCGGAATGGGCGCGACGGTCGGGCACTCCGCCGAGACCGTCGAGCGCGCGGCCACGAGCAGAGGCGCCGGCCCGCTGGGATTCGCAGGTACCGTGCGCGCCGCCACGGATACGCACAGCGCCCGGACCGTCAGACTCGCTTCCGATGACACCCGGCAGGTGGCTCCCATGCTCCCCAGTACCTGGGAAATAGAAGACACGGAACGTTCGTAG
- a CDS encoding pyridine nucleotide-disulfide oxidoreductase, producing MSEYGWTVVGAGPAGIAAVGKLLDRGVPSGSIAWIDPEFAAGDFGTKWRAVPSNTSVKLFINYLTDAQSFRFAHAPHFALNDLAPTDTCLLGDVADPLVWITGQLREQVSALRTTATGLSLHGGRWTVETEMGEITSKNVILAVGSVPKNLDYPWLNEIPLEAALNPEKLAALPLEGATVAVFGASHSSMIALPNLLAGPAAKVINFYRGPLRYAVDMGDWTLFDDTGLKGEAARWARENIDRVLPARLQRCLVDSPEFPELLQSCDYAVYTVGFSPRPVPAAPQWGKLEYNPANGIIAPGLFGVGIAFPEYRIDPMGFGEHRVGLQKFMDRLNKVLPLWLKYGS from the coding sequence GTGAGCGAGTACGGATGGACAGTGGTCGGTGCGGGCCCCGCGGGAATTGCGGCAGTGGGGAAGCTCCTTGATCGCGGAGTGCCGTCCGGCTCCATCGCTTGGATCGACCCGGAGTTCGCCGCAGGTGACTTTGGTACGAAATGGCGTGCCGTGCCCAGTAATACGTCGGTCAAGCTGTTCATCAACTACCTGACGGATGCGCAGTCCTTCCGGTTCGCGCATGCGCCGCATTTCGCGCTGAACGACCTTGCACCCACGGACACGTGTCTGCTCGGTGATGTGGCGGACCCGCTGGTATGGATCACCGGCCAGCTCCGCGAGCAGGTGAGCGCCCTGCGCACCACCGCGACGGGGCTGTCGCTGCACGGCGGCCGGTGGACCGTAGAGACCGAAATGGGCGAGATCACCTCGAAGAACGTGATTCTCGCCGTCGGCTCGGTTCCCAAAAACCTGGACTATCCGTGGCTGAACGAAATTCCGCTCGAGGCGGCACTCAACCCTGAGAAGCTGGCCGCGCTGCCGCTGGAGGGCGCCACTGTCGCAGTCTTCGGCGCTTCGCACTCGAGCATGATCGCGCTGCCCAACCTCCTGGCGGGGCCGGCGGCCAAAGTGATCAACTTCTATCGCGGGCCGTTGCGCTACGCGGTCGACATGGGGGACTGGACACTGTTCGACGACACCGGCCTGAAGGGGGAGGCGGCACGGTGGGCTCGGGAGAACATCGACCGGGTGCTGCCTGCCCGACTGCAGCGATGCCTCGTCGACAGCCCCGAGTTCCCCGAGCTGCTCCAGAGTTGCGACTACGCGGTGTACACCGTGGGATTCAGCCCGCGGCCGGTGCCCGCGGCGCCGCAGTGGGGAAAGCTGGAGTACAACCCAGCCAACGGGATCATCGCCCCTGGTCTCTTCGGTGTGGGAATCGCGTTCCCCGAGTATCGGATTGACCCGATGGGCTTCGGTGAGCACCGTGTCGGTCTGCAGAAATTCATGGACCGGCTCAACAAGGTGTTGCCGCTGTGGCTGAAGTACGGCTCGTGA
- a CDS encoding YidH family protein, with the protein MTVGESVGVEPDYRFTLANERTYLAWVRTSLALIASGVALMQFVPEFWIPGARHVVSILLVTTGGLLAMAAARRRRRVQDAMRRDADLPPSHMPTFLSVLLLGMVVLLVALLVKG; encoded by the coding sequence GTGACCGTCGGCGAATCCGTTGGCGTCGAACCTGATTACCGATTCACGCTCGCCAACGAGCGGACATATCTCGCGTGGGTGCGCACCTCGCTGGCGCTTATCGCCAGCGGTGTCGCCCTCATGCAGTTCGTCCCGGAGTTCTGGATTCCGGGCGCCCGGCATGTGGTGAGCATTCTTTTGGTGACCACGGGCGGTCTGTTGGCGATGGCGGCTGCGCGACGCCGTCGCCGGGTGCAGGACGCCATGCGCCGCGACGCCGACCTGCCGCCGAGTCACATGCCGACCTTCCTCAGCGTCCTGCTGCTGGGGATGGTCGTGCTGTTGGTGGCGCTGCTGGTCAAGGGCTAG
- a CDS encoding HNH endonuclease, whose product MCLGCGAPLSRRSQKVYCGNACQAAARRDASTRLWLESGEARVRSEQGHFIRLFLAEAQSGRCAICSGASIWQDSPLVLVLDHIDGNPANNCRENLRLVCPNCDSQLPTYKSRNRGRGRSFRRQRYADGKSY is encoded by the coding sequence CTGTGCCTTGGTTGCGGCGCACCACTTTCCAGGCGAAGCCAGAAGGTCTATTGCGGCAATGCTTGTCAGGCAGCAGCCCGACGCGACGCCAGTACCAGACTGTGGCTCGAATCCGGTGAGGCCCGGGTGCGCAGCGAGCAGGGTCACTTCATTCGGCTCTTTCTCGCCGAGGCCCAATCGGGCCGTTGCGCGATCTGCAGCGGAGCGAGCATCTGGCAGGACTCCCCCCTTGTACTGGTGTTGGACCATATCGACGGAAACCCCGCCAACAATTGTCGAGAGAATCTGCGACTCGTCTGCCCGAATTGCGACTCGCAACTGCCGACCTACAAGAGCCGCAATCGCGGTAGGGGCCGCAGTTTTCGCCGGCAGCGCTATGCCGACGGAAAGTCGTACTAG
- a CDS encoding response regulator transcription factor: protein MSITTETHQGTFPVNGTTPAKVLVVDDESNIVELLSVSLKFQGFDVYTADSGAAALDLARTVRPDAVILDVMMPGMDGFGVLRRLRADGIDAPTLFLTARDGLQDKIAGLTLGADDYVTKPFSLEEVVARLRVILRRSGMGSEPARKSRLSFADIELDEDTHEVWKTGEPVALSPTEFTLLRYFMINAGTVLSKPKILDHVWRYDFGGDVNVVESYVSYLRRKIDNGEKRLLHTLRGVGYVLREPR, encoded by the coding sequence GTGAGCATTACGACTGAGACACACCAAGGAACGTTTCCCGTCAACGGCACCACGCCCGCCAAGGTGTTGGTGGTCGACGATGAGTCGAACATCGTCGAGCTGCTCTCGGTCAGTCTCAAATTCCAGGGGTTTGACGTCTATACCGCCGATAGTGGGGCTGCCGCGCTGGATCTGGCCCGCACGGTTCGCCCCGATGCGGTGATTCTCGACGTGATGATGCCCGGGATGGACGGGTTTGGCGTTCTGCGGCGTCTGCGCGCCGACGGTATCGATGCTCCGACGCTTTTCCTCACCGCGCGTGACGGATTGCAGGACAAGATCGCCGGGCTGACGCTGGGCGCCGATGACTACGTCACCAAACCGTTCAGCCTCGAAGAGGTGGTGGCCCGGCTACGCGTCATCCTGCGCCGCTCCGGGATGGGCTCGGAGCCCGCCCGCAAGTCGCGGCTCAGCTTCGCCGATATCGAGCTCGACGAGGACACCCACGAGGTGTGGAAGACCGGCGAGCCCGTCGCGCTCTCGCCCACCGAGTTCACGCTGCTGCGGTATTTCATGATCAACGCGGGCACCGTGCTCAGTAAGCCCAAGATCCTCGACCATGTGTGGCGTTACGACTTTGGTGGCGATGTGAACGTCGTCGAGTCCTACGTCTCGTATCTGCGGCGCAAGATCGACAACGGTGAGAAGCGGTTGTTGCATACGCTTCGTGGCGTGGGATACGTATTGCGCGAGCCGCGGTGA